A single region of the Etheostoma cragini isolate CJK2018 chromosome 3, CSU_Ecrag_1.0, whole genome shotgun sequence genome encodes:
- the vaspb gene encoding vasodilator-stimulated phosphoprotein isoform X3 — protein sequence MSESSICQARATVMIYDDGNKKWLPAGAGPQSFSRVQIYHNPSTNAFRIVGRKMQTDQQVVINCPIVRGLKYNQATPNFHQWRDARQVWGLNFGSKEDATLFASGMAHALEVITSMADAGYATLPRPVSNGPTPEELEQQRRLEQQKLEQQERERQERERQELERQERERQERERQTAAVSIPPAPLLAPGGPPPPPGPPPPPGPPPGVGIPHPPAPPSSGPPPAPPLPPPGGGGGGGGNGGGGEGGISNGGGGGGGGGGAAAGGGGGGGGGGGGLAAAIAGAKLRRVSKQEDGAPAPPIGRADSSRNSGGGGAGGGGGGGGGLMGEMSAILARRRKAADTGEKPAVKPPDNDDSEPQGQSDTLRRPWEKSSMTRPKLVGNNSNDAGGMDDSDLEKMKQEILEEVRKELQKVKEEIIGAFIQELQKRST from the exons ATGAG TGAGTCCAGTATTTGCCAGGCTCGGGCCACTGTGATGATCTATGACGATGGCAATAAGAAGTGGCTGCCGGCGGGCGCTGGACCCCAGTCCTTCAGCAGAGTCCAGATCTATCACAACCCTTCCACCAATGCCTTTAGGATAGTGGGACGCAAGATGCAGACAGACCAGCAG GTGGTTATAAACTGTCCAATTGTTAGAGGTCTCAAGTATAACCAGGCCACACCCAATTTCCACCAGTGGCGGGATGCCCGGCAGGTGTGGGGGCTGAACTTTGGCAGCAAGGAAGATGCTACTCTATTTGCCAGTGGCATGGCTCACGCTCTGGAGGTGATCACCTCCATGGCAGACGCAG GCTATGCAACCCTCCCCCGCCCAGTATCAAATGGACCTACTCCAGAAGAGCTTGAACAACAACGACG GTTGGAGCAGCAGAAACTGGAACAGCAGGAACGGGAgcgacaggagagagagagacaggagctGGAGcggcaagaaagagagagacaggagagagaaagacaaactgcTGCAG TTTCTATTCCTCCAGCTCCACTGTTGGCCCCTGGAGGCCCCCCTCCTCCACCGGGCCCTCCTCCACCCCCCGGCCCTCCTCCGGGTGTTGGCATACCTCACCCGCCGGCACCACCTTCCTCAGGACCTCCGCCGGCCCCACCACTGCCGCctccaggaggaggaggaggaggaggtggcaatggtggtggaggagaaggaggaattagcaatggtggtggtggaggaggaggaggaggaggagcagcagcaggaggaggaggaggaggaggaggtgggggaggtGGCTTGGCAGCTGCCATAGCAGGAGCTAAACTGCGCAGAGTGTCCAAG CAGGAGGACGGAGCCCCTGCACCTCCAATAGGCAGAGCTGACTCCAGCCGCaacagtggaggaggaggagcaggaggaggaggtggcggAGGAGGTGGTTTGATGGGTGAAATGAGTGCCATCTTGGCGCGAAG GAGAAAAGCTGCAGACACCGGAGAGAAGCCAGCTGTTAAACCACCAGATAAC GATGATTCAGAGCCTCAAGGTCAAAGCG ACACCCTGAGAAGACCTTGGGAGAAATCGTCTATGACCAG GCCCAAGCTTGTAGGCAACAACAGCAATGATGCAGGTGGAATGGATGACTCGGATttagagaaaatgaaacag GAGATCCTGGAAGAGGTGCGGAAAGAACTACAAAAAGTCAAGGAGGAAATTATTGGAG CCTTTATTCAGGAGCTGCAAAAGAGAAGCACATAG
- the vaspb gene encoding vasodilator-stimulated phosphoprotein isoform X2, translating into MSESSICQARATVMIYDDGNKKWLPAGAGPQSFSRVQIYHNPSTNAFRIVGRKMQTDQQVVINCPIVRGLKYNQATPNFHQWRDARQVWGLNFGSKEDATLFASGMAHALEVITSMADAGYATLPRPVSNGPTPEELEQQRRLEQQKLEQQERERQERERQELERQERERQERERQTAAVSIPPAPLLAPGGPPPPPGPPPPPGPPPGVGIPHPPAPPSSGPPPAPPLPPPGGGGGGGGNGGGGEGGISNGGGGGGGGGGGGGGLAAAIAGAKLRRVSKQEDGAPAPPIGRADSSRNSGGGGAGGGGGGGGGLMGEMSAILARRRKAADTGEKPAVKPPDNDDSEPQGQSDTLRRPWEKSSMTRNNSITKSMDSTPSLSQGPRPKLVGNNSNDAGGMDDSDLEKMKQEILEEVRKELQKVKEEIIGAFIQELQKRST; encoded by the exons ATGAG TGAGTCCAGTATTTGCCAGGCTCGGGCCACTGTGATGATCTATGACGATGGCAATAAGAAGTGGCTGCCGGCGGGCGCTGGACCCCAGTCCTTCAGCAGAGTCCAGATCTATCACAACCCTTCCACCAATGCCTTTAGGATAGTGGGACGCAAGATGCAGACAGACCAGCAG GTGGTTATAAACTGTCCAATTGTTAGAGGTCTCAAGTATAACCAGGCCACACCCAATTTCCACCAGTGGCGGGATGCCCGGCAGGTGTGGGGGCTGAACTTTGGCAGCAAGGAAGATGCTACTCTATTTGCCAGTGGCATGGCTCACGCTCTGGAGGTGATCACCTCCATGGCAGACGCAG GCTATGCAACCCTCCCCCGCCCAGTATCAAATGGACCTACTCCAGAAGAGCTTGAACAACAACGACG GTTGGAGCAGCAGAAACTGGAACAGCAGGAACGGGAgcgacaggagagagagagacaggagctGGAGcggcaagaaagagagagacaggagagagaaagacaaactgcTGCAG TTTCTATTCCTCCAGCTCCACTGTTGGCCCCTGGAGGCCCCCCTCCTCCACCGGGCCCTCCTCCACCCCCCGGCCCTCCTCCGGGTGTTGGCATACCTCACCCGCCGGCACCACCTTCCTCAGGACCTCCGCCGGCCCCACCACTGCCGCctccaggaggaggaggaggaggaggtggcaatggtggtggaggagaaggaggaattagcaatggtggtg gaggaggaggaggaggaggaggtgggggaggtGGCTTGGCAGCTGCCATAGCAGGAGCTAAACTGCGCAGAGTGTCCAAG CAGGAGGACGGAGCCCCTGCACCTCCAATAGGCAGAGCTGACTCCAGCCGCaacagtggaggaggaggagcaggaggaggaggtggcggAGGAGGTGGTTTGATGGGTGAAATGAGTGCCATCTTGGCGCGAAG GAGAAAAGCTGCAGACACCGGAGAGAAGCCAGCTGTTAAACCACCAGATAAC GATGATTCAGAGCCTCAAGGTCAAAGCG ACACCCTGAGAAGACCTTGGGAGAAATCGTCTATGACCAG GAATAACTCCATCACCAAGAGCATGGACTCCACCCCCTCATTGTCCCAAGGTCCCAG GCCCAAGCTTGTAGGCAACAACAGCAATGATGCAGGTGGAATGGATGACTCGGATttagagaaaatgaaacag GAGATCCTGGAAGAGGTGCGGAAAGAACTACAAAAAGTCAAGGAGGAAATTATTGGAG CCTTTATTCAGGAGCTGCAAAAGAGAAGCACATAG
- the vaspb gene encoding vasodilator-stimulated phosphoprotein isoform X1: MSESSICQARATVMIYDDGNKKWLPAGAGPQSFSRVQIYHNPSTNAFRIVGRKMQTDQQVVINCPIVRGLKYNQATPNFHQWRDARQVWGLNFGSKEDATLFASGMAHALEVITSMADAGYATLPRPVSNGPTPEELEQQRRLEQQKLEQQERERQERERQELERQERERQERERQTAAVSIPPAPLLAPGGPPPPPGPPPPPGPPPGVGIPHPPAPPSSGPPPAPPLPPPGGGGGGGGNGGGGEGGISNGGGGGGGGGGAAAGGGGGGGGGGGGLAAAIAGAKLRRVSKQEDGAPAPPIGRADSSRNSGGGGAGGGGGGGGGLMGEMSAILARRRKAADTGEKPAVKPPDNDDSEPQGQSDTLRRPWEKSSMTRNNSITKSMDSTPSLSQGPRPKLVGNNSNDAGGMDDSDLEKMKQEILEEVRKELQKVKEEIIGAFIQELQKRST; this comes from the exons ATGAG TGAGTCCAGTATTTGCCAGGCTCGGGCCACTGTGATGATCTATGACGATGGCAATAAGAAGTGGCTGCCGGCGGGCGCTGGACCCCAGTCCTTCAGCAGAGTCCAGATCTATCACAACCCTTCCACCAATGCCTTTAGGATAGTGGGACGCAAGATGCAGACAGACCAGCAG GTGGTTATAAACTGTCCAATTGTTAGAGGTCTCAAGTATAACCAGGCCACACCCAATTTCCACCAGTGGCGGGATGCCCGGCAGGTGTGGGGGCTGAACTTTGGCAGCAAGGAAGATGCTACTCTATTTGCCAGTGGCATGGCTCACGCTCTGGAGGTGATCACCTCCATGGCAGACGCAG GCTATGCAACCCTCCCCCGCCCAGTATCAAATGGACCTACTCCAGAAGAGCTTGAACAACAACGACG GTTGGAGCAGCAGAAACTGGAACAGCAGGAACGGGAgcgacaggagagagagagacaggagctGGAGcggcaagaaagagagagacaggagagagaaagacaaactgcTGCAG TTTCTATTCCTCCAGCTCCACTGTTGGCCCCTGGAGGCCCCCCTCCTCCACCGGGCCCTCCTCCACCCCCCGGCCCTCCTCCGGGTGTTGGCATACCTCACCCGCCGGCACCACCTTCCTCAGGACCTCCGCCGGCCCCACCACTGCCGCctccaggaggaggaggaggaggaggtggcaatggtggtggaggagaaggaggaattagcaatggtggtggtggaggaggaggaggaggaggagcagcagcaggaggaggaggaggaggaggaggtgggggaggtGGCTTGGCAGCTGCCATAGCAGGAGCTAAACTGCGCAGAGTGTCCAAG CAGGAGGACGGAGCCCCTGCACCTCCAATAGGCAGAGCTGACTCCAGCCGCaacagtggaggaggaggagcaggaggaggaggtggcggAGGAGGTGGTTTGATGGGTGAAATGAGTGCCATCTTGGCGCGAAG GAGAAAAGCTGCAGACACCGGAGAGAAGCCAGCTGTTAAACCACCAGATAAC GATGATTCAGAGCCTCAAGGTCAAAGCG ACACCCTGAGAAGACCTTGGGAGAAATCGTCTATGACCAG GAATAACTCCATCACCAAGAGCATGGACTCCACCCCCTCATTGTCCCAAGGTCCCAG GCCCAAGCTTGTAGGCAACAACAGCAATGATGCAGGTGGAATGGATGACTCGGATttagagaaaatgaaacag GAGATCCTGGAAGAGGTGCGGAAAGAACTACAAAAAGTCAAGGAGGAAATTATTGGAG CCTTTATTCAGGAGCTGCAAAAGAGAAGCACATAG